From the genome of Halomonas sp. I5-271120, one region includes:
- a CDS encoding Fe(3+) ABC transporter substrate-binding protein: MPLQRLHVLPLAALVAGSAFASQALAESVNIYSARHYDSDQALYDAFTEKTGIDVNVLEGNSDQLIQRILLESEAGPADIMMTVDAGRLWRAEKEDIFAPVDSEVLDERLPASMHHPEGKWFGFSQRVRAIFYNPDAIDPSDISTYEDLADPKLEGRVCMRSSNNIYNQSLLASMIAHHGEDGAEEWAQGVVDNMARDPEGGDTDQLLGVASGECDVAVANHYYYVRMLESDNDAEREAAESINILFPNQEGRGAHINVGGAGMIKGAPHPENAQRFLEFLASDQAQEMFSKGNHEFPVVDGVEIDEVLASWGDFKRDDLNVSVLGENNPKAVRIFDRVGWR, from the coding sequence ATGCCCCTGCAACGCCTTCACGTTCTGCCCCTTGCCGCCCTGGTGGCCGGTTCCGCCTTCGCCAGCCAGGCCCTGGCAGAGTCCGTGAACATCTATTCGGCGCGTCATTATGACTCGGATCAGGCGCTCTATGACGCCTTCACCGAGAAGACCGGCATCGACGTCAACGTGCTCGAGGGCAACTCCGACCAGCTGATTCAGCGCATCCTGCTGGAGAGCGAGGCCGGCCCCGCCGACATCATGATGACCGTAGACGCCGGCCGCCTGTGGCGCGCCGAAAAGGAAGACATCTTCGCCCCGGTCGACTCCGAGGTGCTCGACGAGCGCCTGCCCGCCTCCATGCACCACCCCGAAGGCAAGTGGTTCGGCTTCAGCCAGCGCGTGCGCGCCATCTTCTACAACCCGGACGCCATCGACCCAAGCGACATCTCGACCTATGAAGACCTCGCCGACCCGAAACTCGAGGGGCGAGTGTGCATGCGCTCCTCGAACAACATCTACAACCAGTCGCTGCTGGCCTCGATGATCGCTCACCACGGTGAGGACGGCGCCGAGGAATGGGCACAGGGCGTGGTCGACAACATGGCCCGCGACCCGGAAGGCGGCGACACCGACCAGCTGCTGGGCGTAGCCAGCGGCGAGTGTGACGTGGCCGTGGCCAACCACTATTACTACGTGCGCATGCTCGAGTCCGACAACGACGCCGAGCGCGAGGCCGCCGAGTCGATCAACATTCTGTTCCCCAATCAGGAAGGCCGCGGCGCGCATATCAACGTCGGCGGTGCCGGCATGATCAAGGGCGCTCCGCACCCGGAAAATGCCCAGCGATTCCTGGAATTCCTGGCCTCCGACCAAGCCCAGGAGATGTTCTCCAAGGGTAACCACGAGTTCCCGGTGGTCGACGGCGTCGAGATCGACGAGGTACTGGCCTCCTGGGGCGACTTCAAGCGGGATGACCTGAACGTCAGCGTGCTGGGCGAGAACAACCCCAAGGCGGTGCGGATCTTCGACCGCGTCGGCTGGCGCTAA
- a CDS encoding ABC transporter ATP-binding protein has product MTSQAIPTDVDRQVSHEAPVLAMHHIRHAYGKHQAVEDVSLYVEQGEVVCLLGPSGCGKTTLLRIVAGLETVQEGGVDLGGRPIGRPGKAHVPPEKRNVGLAFQDSALFPHLSVLDNVAFGLESLPGKQRRARAMELLEQLGMEGYAKSYPHTLSGGQQQRVALARALAPAPSLMLLDEPFSSLDARLRDRIRDDTLHVLKRVGAGALLVTHDPEEAMFMADRIALMRDGRIVQMGTPLELYCAPRDPFVVTFFGEVNEMAGEVQSGRVTTPVGEVPVDDMADGSQVRVLIRPEALKIVTLDEPPATSHSHEGHSHVVMAKLLGRSSLLHICAHGADGWEAHLHARVPGVFLPEEGQPVLIQLDPSQVFVFPADGTAAGA; this is encoded by the coding sequence ATGACCTCCCAAGCGATCCCGACTGACGTTGACCGCCAGGTTTCCCACGAGGCCCCCGTCCTCGCCATGCACCACATCCGCCATGCCTACGGCAAGCACCAGGCGGTTGAGGATGTCAGCCTCTACGTCGAGCAGGGCGAAGTCGTCTGCCTGCTGGGCCCCTCGGGCTGTGGTAAGACCACGCTGCTGCGCATTGTCGCCGGCCTCGAGACCGTGCAGGAAGGGGGCGTCGATCTGGGCGGCCGCCCCATTGGCCGGCCCGGCAAGGCCCATGTGCCCCCTGAGAAGCGCAATGTGGGGCTGGCCTTCCAGGACTCGGCGCTGTTCCCGCACCTCTCCGTGCTCGACAACGTCGCCTTTGGCCTCGAGTCGCTGCCCGGCAAGCAGCGCCGGGCGCGGGCCATGGAGCTTCTCGAGCAATTAGGCATGGAAGGCTATGCCAAGAGCTACCCGCACACCCTGTCCGGTGGCCAGCAGCAGCGTGTGGCCCTGGCCCGTGCACTGGCGCCGGCGCCGTCACTGATGCTGCTCGATGAACCCTTCTCGAGTCTGGATGCGCGGCTTCGTGATCGCATCCGCGACGATACCCTGCACGTGCTGAAGCGGGTCGGCGCAGGCGCCCTGCTGGTCACCCACGACCCGGAAGAGGCGATGTTCATGGCCGATCGCATCGCGCTGATGCGCGATGGGCGCATCGTGCAGATGGGCACGCCGCTGGAGCTCTACTGCGCGCCGCGGGACCCCTTCGTGGTGACCTTCTTCGGTGAGGTCAACGAGATGGCCGGTGAGGTGCAAAGTGGCCGGGTGACGACCCCGGTCGGCGAAGTGCCGGTGGACGATATGGCTGACGGCAGTCAGGTGCGGGTGCTGATCCGCCCAGAAGCGCTCAAGATCGTGACCCTCGACGAGCCGCCGGCGACCTCCCACAGCCATGAGGGCCACAGCCATGTAGTGATGGCCAAGCTACTGGGGCGCTCAAGCCTTCTACATATCTGCGCCCACGGCGCGGATGGTTGGGAAGCCCACCTCCACGCCCGGGTGCCGGGCGTGTTCCTGCCCGAAGAGGGTCAGCCGGTGCTCATCCAGCTCGACCCGTCACAGGTCTTTGTCTTTCCCGCCGATGGCACCGCTGCCGGGGCGTGA
- the dauA gene encoding C4-dicarboxylic acid transporter DauA codes for MALPSSPAHRPRLGTGLLAAWKAGYGFGDLRHDILAGLTIGIVAVPLSMALAIATGVAPQHGLYTAIVAGIVIALTGGSRFSVSGPTAAFVVILLPIVQHYGLGGLLIATLMAGMILVGLGLARLGALIQFVPYPVVLGFTAGIAVVIATLQVPDFLGLEVARGEHFTESLTNILAALPETRPAELAIGVITLAVLLLWPRLRSPVPAPLVGLVAGALAAYVANHWLGGDIATIASRFQWHAEGESGVGIPPIAPSFALPWHMPNAEGEPLAVSFDLIRSLLGPAFAIAMLAAIESLLCAVVADGMTRTRHDPNAELIGLGLGNIAVPFFGGITATGALARTATNIRSGARSPIAAVVHALVVLLAVIALAGLLGLVPMTSLAALLFIIAWNMSEARMFVHTLRSSPSGDVAILAICFALTVLFDMVLAVSVGMGLAAALFIRRMTQVTQTKARPLDRHPEVQDLPPQVALYDINGPMFFGVAEKALSSLQMVDPDIRIVMVDMHGVPSIDGTALVALRRMVEEMRRQNVALILIGLSPRQIVKLRRVGIRTAAGELTHCASLARARTVALRWLEERRPAQV; via the coding sequence ATGGCGCTCCCCTCTTCGCCTGCGCATCGCCCTCGCCTCGGCACCGGTCTGCTCGCCGCCTGGAAGGCGGGCTATGGGTTCGGGGACCTGCGCCATGACATCCTGGCCGGCCTGACCATCGGCATCGTGGCAGTGCCGCTATCGATGGCGCTGGCGATCGCCACCGGGGTGGCGCCCCAGCACGGGCTCTATACCGCCATCGTCGCCGGCATCGTGATCGCGCTCACCGGCGGTTCGCGCTTCAGCGTGTCGGGCCCCACCGCTGCCTTCGTGGTGATCCTGCTGCCAATCGTCCAGCACTATGGGCTTGGCGGGCTGTTGATTGCCACGCTGATGGCGGGAATGATCCTGGTCGGCCTGGGACTCGCCCGCCTGGGCGCGCTGATCCAGTTCGTGCCCTACCCGGTGGTGCTTGGGTTTACCGCCGGCATCGCGGTGGTCATCGCCACCCTGCAGGTGCCGGACTTCCTCGGCCTGGAGGTGGCACGGGGCGAGCACTTCACAGAAAGCCTGACGAATATCCTGGCCGCGCTGCCCGAGACTCGCCCTGCCGAGCTTGCTATCGGCGTGATCACCCTGGCGGTGCTGCTGCTGTGGCCGCGGTTGCGCTCGCCGGTGCCCGCGCCGCTGGTCGGACTGGTAGCCGGGGCGCTGGCCGCCTACGTCGCCAATCACTGGCTGGGGGGCGACATCGCCACCATCGCCTCGCGCTTTCAATGGCACGCCGAGGGTGAGAGCGGCGTCGGCATTCCGCCAATCGCCCCGAGCTTCGCCCTGCCCTGGCATATGCCCAACGCCGAAGGCGAACCGCTGGCGGTGAGCTTCGACCTGATCCGCTCGCTGCTCGGCCCGGCCTTCGCCATTGCCATGCTGGCGGCCATCGAGTCGCTACTCTGTGCGGTGGTCGCCGACGGCATGACCCGCACCCGACATGACCCCAATGCCGAACTGATTGGCCTTGGGCTTGGCAACATTGCCGTACCCTTCTTCGGCGGCATCACCGCCACCGGCGCCCTGGCGCGCACCGCCACCAACATCCGCAGCGGCGCGCGCTCGCCGATCGCAGCCGTAGTGCATGCACTGGTAGTTTTGCTGGCGGTGATCGCGCTGGCCGGGCTGCTGGGGCTGGTACCGATGACCTCGCTGGCCGCGCTGCTGTTCATCATCGCCTGGAACATGAGTGAGGCACGGATGTTCGTACACACCCTGCGCTCATCTCCCTCGGGCGATGTGGCTATCCTCGCGATCTGCTTCGCGCTGACGGTGCTGTTCGACATGGTGCTGGCGGTATCGGTGGGCATGGGCCTGGCCGCTGCCCTGTTCATCCGCCGCATGACGCAGGTAACTCAGACCAAGGCTCGTCCGCTCGACCGCCACCCAGAGGTGCAGGACCTGCCGCCTCAAGTGGCGCTCTACGACATCAACGGCCCCATGTTCTTCGGCGTCGCCGAGAAGGCCCTGTCGTCGCTGCAGATGGTCGACCCCGACATCCGCATCGTGATGGTGGACATGCACGGCGTGCCGAGCATCGACGGCACTGCGCTCGTCGCCTTGCGCCGCATGGTCGAGGAGATGCGCCGCCAGAATGTCGCACTGATTCTGATCGGCCTGTCGCCCCGTCAGATCGTCAAGCTGCGCCGCGTTGGGATTCGCACCGCCGCCGGCGAGCTTACGCACTGCGCGAGCCTGGCCCGCGCCAGGACCGTGGCCCTGCGCTGGCTTGAGGAGCGCCGCCCCGCACAGGTCTGA
- a CDS encoding sigma-54-dependent Fis family transcriptional regulator, whose product MGSDIFPQALAGPLVSPLLLRGLDAMGEWLVVVDAESRIAYLNAPYAAFLEIDPLAAYGKPVREVIENTRMPDVVASGQAELAQLQMVRGHHMIAHRYPVRVDGKVVGAIGTVLYHDTWEWRQMNAQVESLEAEVDYYRSAALGATPGTRWQLADVIGDSEGVQALNARVRKVAPGDASVLIRGESGTGKELYAHALHRLSERAKGPFIKLNCAAIPEALLEAELFGYEEGAFTGARKGGKPGKFQLADGGTLFLDEIGDMPPAMQVKLLRVLQDREVEAVGATSLVPVDVRVIAATHRPLESLIERGEFREDLFYRINVVPLMIPPLRERRDDIPLLARHLLARLAERRKRRCPSLSQAALDCLTCHSWPGNVRELENVLEAAFYLGGNHLDVADLPEALRQRHGEPPRLGASLKATLAQAEREALLAALVECDGNRTRAAKRLGIAKSSFYEKLTRHGLMVD is encoded by the coding sequence ATGGGCTCTGACATCTTCCCCCAGGCACTGGCCGGACCGCTCGTCTCGCCGCTTTTGCTGCGTGGCCTCGATGCCATGGGCGAGTGGCTGGTGGTGGTGGATGCCGAGTCTCGCATCGCCTATCTGAATGCGCCCTATGCCGCCTTCCTGGAGATCGATCCGCTGGCCGCGTACGGCAAGCCCGTGCGTGAGGTGATCGAGAACACTCGCATGCCGGATGTGGTGGCATCAGGCCAGGCGGAGCTTGCGCAGCTGCAGATGGTGCGCGGCCATCATATGATCGCCCACCGCTACCCGGTGCGGGTCGACGGCAAGGTGGTAGGAGCGATCGGTACGGTGCTCTATCACGACACCTGGGAGTGGCGGCAGATGAACGCTCAGGTCGAGTCGCTGGAAGCCGAGGTCGATTACTACCGTTCGGCTGCCCTGGGCGCGACGCCGGGCACGCGCTGGCAGCTGGCTGATGTGATCGGCGACAGCGAGGGTGTCCAGGCGCTCAATGCGCGAGTCCGCAAGGTCGCCCCGGGCGATGCCTCGGTGCTGATTCGCGGCGAGTCAGGCACCGGCAAGGAGCTTTACGCCCACGCCCTGCATCGCCTCTCCGAGCGGGCCAAGGGCCCCTTCATCAAGCTCAACTGCGCGGCGATTCCCGAGGCGCTGCTCGAGGCCGAGCTGTTCGGCTACGAGGAAGGCGCCTTCACCGGTGCCCGCAAGGGCGGCAAGCCCGGCAAGTTCCAGCTCGCCGATGGCGGCACGCTGTTTCTCGATGAGATCGGTGACATGCCGCCGGCCATGCAGGTGAAGCTGCTGCGGGTACTCCAGGATCGTGAGGTCGAAGCGGTAGGGGCGACCAGCCTGGTGCCGGTGGATGTGCGAGTTATCGCCGCCACGCATCGGCCGCTGGAGAGCCTGATCGAGCGCGGCGAATTCCGTGAGGATCTTTTCTATCGCATCAATGTCGTGCCGTTGATGATCCCGCCGCTGCGCGAGCGGCGCGACGATATTCCGCTGCTGGCGCGCCACCTTTTGGCAAGGCTCGCCGAGCGCCGAAAGCGGCGCTGTCCAAGTCTCAGTCAGGCGGCGCTGGATTGCCTCACCTGCCACAGCTGGCCCGGTAACGTGCGCGAGCTGGAGAATGTTCTGGAGGCGGCCTTCTATTTAGGTGGCAATCATCTCGATGTGGCCGACCTGCCCGAGGCTTTACGCCAGCGCCACGGTGAGCCACCCAGGCTCGGTGCCTCGCTCAAGGCCACCCTGGCTCAGGCCGAACGCGAGGCCTTGCTGGCGGCACTTGTCGAATGCGACGGCAACCGCACCCGCGCCGCCAAGCGCCTGGGCATCGCCAAGTCTTCCTTTTATGAAAAGCTGACCCGCCACGGTCTGATGGTCGACTGA
- a CDS encoding TRAP transporter substrate-binding protein: MPSPNFPRTLLAAGIAAAMTAGVALPAMADGPERLDVASTFSTKNFLGAGAEHLSEELQTATGGAVSLRVHEPGDLVPAFEVFNSVSSGAIQAGWDWMGYWAGTVPITNLYGALPFGPSPEAFMSWMWSGEGTELLQTEYDKYGVKVLPCFISPQETGGWYNKEINSPSDFDGLSMRISGLGAKVLNRLGASTQLVPGGEIYLALERGRVDATEFSVPQVDAAMGFDEVAKYYYFPGWHQSASWFSLLINQAVWDEYSDERKAQFETACRSTLQWAMAEAPPEQVRTIHALEEKGVEVRRFPDEVLDALQQSWVEVRKEEMENNPAFAKAYRSLMKHAGLIDEWYELQAMPAIIPLDEGDS, translated from the coding sequence ATGCCAAGCCCGAACTTCCCACGTACGCTGCTCGCTGCCGGCATCGCCGCAGCCATGACCGCCGGGGTCGCCCTGCCGGCCATGGCTGACGGGCCCGAGCGCCTCGATGTCGCCAGTACGTTCTCGACGAAGAACTTCCTGGGGGCCGGTGCCGAGCACCTGTCCGAGGAGCTGCAAACCGCTACCGGTGGCGCCGTCAGCCTACGCGTTCACGAGCCGGGCGACCTGGTGCCGGCCTTCGAAGTCTTCAACTCCGTGTCTTCGGGCGCCATCCAGGCCGGCTGGGACTGGATGGGCTACTGGGCCGGCACCGTGCCGATCACCAACCTCTACGGTGCGCTGCCGTTTGGTCCGTCTCCGGAAGCCTTCATGTCCTGGATGTGGTCCGGCGAAGGCACCGAACTGCTGCAGACCGAGTACGACAAGTACGGCGTCAAGGTCCTGCCCTGCTTCATCTCGCCCCAGGAGACCGGCGGCTGGTACAACAAGGAGATCAACAGCCCCTCTGATTTCGATGGCCTGTCGATGCGCATCTCCGGCCTCGGCGCCAAGGTGCTCAACCGGCTCGGCGCATCCACCCAGCTAGTGCCGGGCGGCGAGATCTATCTGGCGCTGGAACGTGGCCGTGTCGATGCCACCGAGTTCTCGGTGCCGCAGGTCGATGCCGCCATGGGCTTCGACGAAGTCGCCAAGTATTACTACTTCCCGGGTTGGCACCAGAGCGCCAGCTGGTTCTCGCTGCTAATCAACCAGGCGGTCTGGGATGAGTACAGCGATGAGCGCAAGGCACAGTTCGAAACCGCCTGTCGCTCCACCCTGCAATGGGCCATGGCCGAAGCGCCGCCTGAGCAGGTGCGTACCATCCATGCGCTGGAAGAGAAGGGTGTGGAAGTGCGTCGCTTCCCGGACGAGGTGCTCGATGCCCTGCAGCAGTCGTGGGTCGAGGTGCGCAAGGAAGAGATGGAAAACAACCCGGCCTTCGCCAAAGCGTATCGCTCGCTGATGAAGCATGCTGGCCTGATCGACGAATGGTATGAGCTGCAGGCCATGCCGGCGATCATCCCGCTCGACGAAGGGGATAGCTGA
- a CDS encoding TRAP transporter small permease subunit, giving the protein MTRATLAPWRERGAAVCAALGRPLVGLGLVVGRLSSWLVMLVMLAVLTTVLLNALGVNEIGHWDTKILLFGDALTINSITELQWHLFGILTLLGGTYALHHDTHVRVDLVYHRLSLQGRAIIDVIGHLLMLIPFCLLIAWLSKHFVTMSYISNEQSNYGGLTDRYLIKAMLPIGLVFLAVGALGQVFAKLAVILDPRSAAADSIADEGATHG; this is encoded by the coding sequence ATGACACGCGCCACTCTCGCGCCCTGGCGTGAGCGTGGCGCGGCCGTGTGCGCCGCTCTGGGCCGACCGCTGGTCGGCCTGGGGCTGGTGGTTGGCCGACTCTCCAGCTGGCTGGTCATGCTGGTGATGTTGGCCGTGCTCACGACCGTGCTGCTCAACGCCCTGGGCGTCAATGAAATCGGCCACTGGGACACCAAGATCCTGCTGTTCGGCGATGCCCTGACCATCAACAGCATCACCGAGCTGCAATGGCATCTTTTCGGCATCCTGACGCTGCTCGGTGGCACCTACGCCCTGCACCACGATACCCACGTGCGGGTCGACCTGGTCTATCACCGCCTGTCTCTTCAGGGCCGGGCGATCATCGACGTGATCGGGCATCTGCTGATGCTGATTCCCTTCTGCCTGTTGATTGCCTGGCTCTCCAAGCATTTTGTGACCATGTCTTATATCTCTAACGAACAATCCAACTATGGCGGTCTCACCGACCGTTATCTGATCAAGGCCATGCTGCCGATCGGGCTGGTCTTTCTGGCGGTGGGCGCACTGGGTCAGGTCTTCGCCAAGCTTGCTGTGATCCTCGACCCGCGCAGCGCCGCCGCTGATTCCATCGCCGACGAAGGGGCGACCCATGGCTGA
- a CDS encoding TRAP transporter large permease subunit yields MAEFLSEYALALLMVVTLLAGIFSGYPVAFLLGGLGIVFAFIGDIPVPFLGTVGSRIFGGVIENWLMIAIPLFVFMGLMLERSGVAKRLLLTLQRLFGRTHGGLAVSVAILGVIMAASTGIIGASVVMLGLLALPVMMKQGYRAEMACGVIAASGTLGILIPPSIMLVLMGSILQISVGALFKAALLPGLLLGGLYIAYLLITARIRPDWAPLADMDDVDPTPLPIALLRDLLGPFVLIFVVLGSIMAGIATPTEAAAIGALGSLLLALAMRSLDFATLREAVRDTSRTSAMILFVVIGATCFSVVFKRLGGDYMIEELITGTGLGPYGLMLLIMGLIFVLGFFLEWIEISFVVLPLVAPVVEVLDFGYGLSGQGLLVWFAILVAINLQTSFLTPPFGYALFYLKGITEGQVSIMTIYRSIIPFVLLQVTGLVLCMVFPALVLWLPGLMP; encoded by the coding sequence ATGGCTGAATTCCTGAGTGAATACGCCCTCGCCCTGCTGATGGTCGTGACCCTGCTGGCGGGTATCTTTAGCGGCTACCCGGTTGCCTTCCTGCTCGGCGGCCTGGGCATCGTCTTCGCCTTCATCGGTGACATACCCGTGCCGTTTCTGGGCACCGTCGGCTCGCGGATCTTCGGCGGGGTGATCGAAAACTGGCTGATGATCGCCATTCCGCTGTTCGTGTTCATGGGCCTGATGCTCGAACGATCCGGGGTAGCCAAGCGCCTGCTGCTGACCCTGCAGCGACTCTTCGGGCGCACACACGGCGGGCTTGCCGTGTCGGTGGCGATCCTTGGCGTGATCATGGCCGCCAGTACCGGCATCATTGGCGCCTCGGTGGTGATGCTGGGTCTGCTGGCGCTGCCGGTGATGATGAAGCAGGGCTACCGGGCCGAGATGGCCTGCGGGGTCATCGCCGCCTCGGGCACCCTGGGCATTCTGATTCCGCCCTCGATCATGCTGGTGCTGATGGGCTCGATCCTGCAGATCTCGGTGGGCGCGCTGTTCAAGGCCGCCCTACTGCCGGGGCTGCTGCTCGGCGGGCTGTACATCGCCTACCTGCTGATCACCGCACGCATCCGCCCGGATTGGGCGCCGCTTGCCGACATGGACGACGTCGACCCGACACCGTTGCCGATCGCGCTGCTGCGCGACCTGCTGGGCCCCTTCGTGCTGATCTTCGTGGTGCTGGGCTCGATCATGGCCGGCATCGCCACCCCCACCGAGGCCGCGGCCATCGGGGCGCTGGGCAGCCTTTTGCTGGCGCTGGCCATGCGTAGCCTGGACTTCGCCACCCTGCGCGAGGCGGTGCGTGATACCTCGCGTACCTCGGCGATGATCCTGTTTGTGGTCATTGGTGCCACCTGCTTTTCGGTGGTCTTCAAGCGCCTGGGTGGTGACTACATGATCGAAGAACTGATCACCGGCACTGGCCTGGGTCCCTATGGCCTGATGCTGCTGATCATGGGCCTGATCTTCGTGCTCGGCTTCTTCCTCGAGTGGATCGAGATCAGCTTCGTGGTGCTGCCGCTGGTCGCCCCGGTGGTCGAGGTGCTGGACTTCGGTTACGGGCTCTCCGGTCAGGGGCTGCTGGTGTGGTTCGCGATTCTGGTGGCCATCAATTTGCAGACTAGCTTCCTGACGCCACCCTTCGGCTACGCGCTCTTCTACCTCAAGGGCATCACCGAAGGCCAGGTGAGTATCATGACCATCTACCGCTCGATCATTCCCTTCGTGCTGCTGCAGGTGACGGGGCTGGTGCTGTGCATGGTCTTCCCGGCGCTGGTGCTGTGGTTGCCGGGGCTGATGCCCTGA
- a CDS encoding Rossmann fold domain-containing protein, which produces MRKRVLIAGADEMLEALARVFLEEGATVALLTPDAASLESVLDGLGGEQADRFGLVAGEGALDELLGRLGRLDVLVCAPRTLPPGEPLARKLDEQVVGPSGLLQVARAWMQSRGGGRLVAVAPDGDSQAASMVREALGALVRRLADGGGPAIRVNLLCPRGASSASVADCTRFLAGGAGRAITGQVLRLSDT; this is translated from the coding sequence ATGCGCAAGCGGGTACTGATCGCCGGCGCCGACGAGATGCTCGAGGCCCTGGCGAGGGTCTTCCTCGAGGAAGGCGCCACTGTGGCACTGCTGACGCCGGATGCGGCGAGCCTCGAGTCGGTGCTGGACGGCCTGGGTGGCGAGCAGGCCGACCGCTTCGGCCTGGTGGCCGGGGAGGGCGCCCTCGATGAGCTGCTGGGACGGCTGGGGCGACTCGATGTGCTGGTCTGTGCCCCGCGCACGTTGCCTCCCGGCGAGCCGCTGGCCCGCAAGCTCGACGAGCAGGTGGTCGGCCCCTCGGGGCTTTTGCAGGTCGCCAGGGCCTGGATGCAGAGCCGTGGGGGCGGGCGGCTGGTCGCCGTAGCCCCGGATGGCGACAGCCAGGCGGCCAGCATGGTGCGTGAGGCCCTGGGAGCGCTGGTGCGCCGCCTCGCCGATGGCGGAGGGCCGGCGATTCGCGTCAACCTGCTATGCCCTAGGGGCGCCTCGAGCGCCTCCGTTGCCGACTGCACCCGCTTTCTGGCGGGTGGCGCCGGGCGAGCCATTACAGGCCAGGTGCTGCGCCTGTCCGATACCTGA